DNA from Paraburkholderia sp. BL10I2N1:
CTGGCTGGTTTGCTCATGCCACCTGTAGCCAACTGCTGCGCCCTCGATGTTGTAGTCGACTGCTGCGTCAGGCGCGATTGCGGGTCGCGGCAACTGGGCGACGCTGGCTGGGAATGTGACCGGCAGACGCCCGGATGGATTGACGTCGCCATACAGTACGTTCGCAATCGCCTCGCCGCCTTTCGCGCCCGGATACCATGCCTCGAGAACCGCGCTCACCTTCGACAGCCACGGCATCAGTACCGGATTGCCGGTTTCCAGCACGACGACCGTATGCGGATTCGCGGCGGCCACCTGCGCAATCAGTTCGTTTTGCTGATCCGGCAACAACAGGTCGTTCGCATTGTCCAGTGTTTCGGCGCTCCACTGGTGGGCGAACACGATCGCCACGTCGGCACTCTTCGCCAGTTCAGCCGCTCTCGCGGGGTCCGCGCCATCGTCGTAACTCACCTTGGTCTCGCTGCCAGCTTTCGCCCCGATAGCCTTGAGCGGCGACGACGGATCGTAGATCACCGGATTCGGGAACGAATAGCCGCCCTGCCCAACAGCGGGACCACCGACCGGCCAGACCTGCGATGAACCGCCGCCCGATAGCACGCCTACGTCCGCATGCGAACCGATCACCGCAATCGTATGGCCGGCGGCGAGCGGCAGTTGCCGTGCGGCATTTTTCAGCAGTACGATCCCTTCCTCTTCGTCGGCCTGGGCGATCGTGGCATCCGCGGCGACATCGATCGGGCGCAGCGACGGCGGATTGTCGAATACACCCTTGGCGTACATCGTGCGCAGGATCCGATGCGCCATGTCCTTCAGGCGGCTCTCCGGCACGGTGCCGTCTGCCAGTGCCTGCTTCAGCTTGTCGCCGAAGAACGGACCACCGTTGTCCTTGTCGAACGATTCTCCGGACTCCTGGTCGAGGCCGTTCAACGCATCCTTGATATCGTGAACCGCGCCCCAGTCCGACATCACATAGCCCTTGAAATGCCAGTCGTGCTTCAGGATCTGGTTCAGCAGCATGTCGCTCGAGCACGCCCAGACCGTGTTGACCTTGTTGTAGGAGCACATCACCGAACCGGGATCGCCTTTTTCGATCGCAAGCTCGAACGCAAGCAGGTCCGATTCGCGCGCGGCGGTCCAGTCGATGTTCGAACTGACGCTGAAGCGGTTCGCCTCCTGATCGTTGAGCGCGTAATGCTTGATGGTCGCGATCACGTGGCGGCTCTGGATGCCGGCGATCGCCGCGCCGACCATCGTGCCGGCGAGCAACGGATCTTCACCGGCATATTCGAAGTTGCGACCATTGCGCGGGTCACGCGCCAGGTCTGTCCCGCCGCCAAGCAGGACATTGGAGCCGAGCCTGTGCGCTTCCTCGCCAATCATCGCGCCACCATCGAAGGCACGCTGCGGATTCCAGGTCGAGGCGGTCGCCAGCCCCGACGGCAACGGTGTTGCCGCTCCGGTATCCGCGCCGCGAACCGGCAGCCCATTGGTCTTGTCGAGCAGAGACCGGATGCCGAGACCCGCATCCGACTCCACCTGGTCCGGAATTCCGAGGCGCGGAATGCCGGCGATGATGCCCGACGGCATCAGCGGGCTCTTCGCATACCGGCCATAGAGGCCATGCACCAGTTGAATCAGCTCATCCTGCGTCATCTGCCGGATGACGGCATCCGCGCGCTGGTCCGCCACCGTTGGGGCGTCAATGGACGGCGGAGCGGCTGCATAGGCAACGGTTGCACAGAGCGCCTGGACCAGTATCGCGATCGCTTTCAGTTTGCCGGCCGTCGCAGTCGGTTTGGTTCGTTCAATTTTCATGATGAGAGTCTTCTTTGCAGATTGAGGACGGGTGCATCAGAACCGGTGCAGGATGCCCGCTATCGCGGCGGTCTGGATGCCGGTTGACGAGGGATTCGACAGGCCGTTGATCCACGCGGTCCCGCCGCTGCCATGCATGTAGATCACGTTCAGATACAGGTCAGTGCGCTTGGACAGGTAGTAGCTCGCGTTGCCGCCAATCTGGTGATACTTCGCGTTGCCGCTGGCCGACTGGTGCACGGTCGTGAAGTCGTAGCCCACACCGAGCTGCCAGGCGGGCGTCGCCCAGTATTGGGCACTCGCCTCGTAGTTCGAAAAGTCTTTGTTGCCGGTCGGCATCTGGAAGTTCGACTGCGTGTGCAGCAGCGCAATGCTCAGCCCGCCGAGCGTGTATGCGCCGCCGACGCCCCAGATCTGCTGACGCTCCACGTTCGAGACCACCGAGGTCGGGTAATAGTTATCCGACGGAATCGCGCCGGTGGTGTTCAGGCCGGGGTGGTCGAGCAGTGCGTAGGCTGCATCGATACGCAGCGGACCGTTCAGGTACTGGGCTCCGACGCTCCAGCTACGGTTGTTCTTCGCGCTGGTGTCGTTCGAGAATGCGTAGAGCGCCTCGGCCTGCAGCCCCTTGATCCGTGGCGAGGTGTACTTGACTGAGTTGTCGGAGCGGAAGGTATTGTTCAGGTTATCGTTGTCATACAGGATGTTGCCGAACTGGGTATAGGCGCCGACACCGTCGTTGGACAGGTAGTCCTGGACCGGATTGAACTGGCGACCGGCAGTGACAGCACCCCAATTGTCACTGCTCAGACCGACCCATGCGCCACGACCGAACAGGCGGCCGCCCTGTTTCAGCACGCCGGTGTAGGTGTCAAAGCCGTTTTCGAGCCGGAAAATCGCGTGCAGGCCGCCACCCAGGTCCTCGGAGCCCTTGAAGCCCCAGCGCGAACCCTGCTGGTTGCCCGCCGTCGCCTGAAACAGACTCTTGCCGAGCTGATTGCTGGTGTAGGTGAAGCCACTGTCGACGATCCCATAGAGCGTCACGCTGCTCTGTGCGTGCGCCATGCCCGGTCCGGCACCGACGAGCGCAAGCAGGGAAATGCTTGTGACCTTGGCCGGCCATCGCGCGGCGGAAAAGTTCGCCCCTGCTCGCGCCAATCCTGTTTTAAGCAATTTATTTAGCATCGCTGATTATATGATTTATTGGATTTCTTCAAGATTGCATATCTTCTTGGTTCTAATCCGGTTGGTAAAAAAAATGCTTCGCTTACTGTTCTTTGGGTATCTCGGCGGAGGCGAACAGGAAACTCAGACGAACACTGACAGGATCATGATCAGAATGATCGCGACGATCGAGACGATGGTTTCCATCGCCGTCCACGTCTTGAAGGTTTCGGTGACCGTCATGTTGAAGTACTGCTTGACGAGCCAGAAGCCTGCATCGTTCACATGCGACAGAATCAGCGAACCTGCGCCAGTCGCAAGCACCAGCAGTTCGCGGTTTACGCCCGGCACCATGGCCACCACCGGGGCAACGATGCCGGCGCCGGTGATCGTCGCCACGGTTGCGGATCCCGTCGCGACCCGTATCACTGCCGCGACAAGCCATGCAAGCAGGATCGGCGAAATGCGCGCATGCACCGCCATCTGGCCAATTGCGTCACCCACACCGCTTGCTACGAGCATCTGCTTGAAGCCACCACCGGCGCCGATGATCAGAATGATCGCGGCCACCGGCGCGAGGCTGGCGTCGACAAACTTCAGCACCTGTTTCGCGTCGAAACCACGCGCGGCGCCGAAGGTGTACAGGGAAACCAGCAGCGCGACGAGCAAGGCGGTGACCGGATGGCCGATCATGTCCATCCACACGCGCAAGGTGCTGTGTTGGTCGAGGACGATATCCGCAAACGCCTTGAGCAGCATCAGGAAGACGGGCAGCAGCACTGTCGCCAGCGTCACGGTGAAACCCGGCAGATCCCTGGCTTCGGACTCGTGCGCCAACTGGTCGAGCAATTCCTGCGACGGCGAACCCGGAACGTATCTGGCGATGAACGAGCCAAACAGCGGGCCGGCGATGATGGCCGTCGGCAGTCCGACGATCAGGCCATAAAAGATGGTCTTGCCGATGTCGGCGCCGAATACGCCGATTGCCAGCAGCGGCCCGGGGTGAGGCGGTACCAGTCCGTGGA
Protein-coding regions in this window:
- a CDS encoding porin; the encoded protein is MSLLALVGAGPGMAHAQSSVTLYGIVDSGFTYTSNQLGKSLFQATAGNQQGSRWGFKGSEDLGGGLHAIFRLENGFDTYTGVLKQGGRLFGRGAWVGLSSDNWGAVTAGRQFNPVQDYLSNDGVGAYTQFGNILYDNDNLNNTFRSDNSVKYTSPRIKGLQAEALYAFSNDTSAKNNRSWSVGAQYLNGPLRIDAAYALLDHPGLNTTGAIPSDNYYPTSVVSNVERQQIWGVGGAYTLGGLSIALLHTQSNFQMPTGNKDFSNYEASAQYWATPAWQLGVGYDFTTVHQSASGNAKYHQIGGNASYYLSKRTDLYLNVIYMHGSGGTAWINGLSNPSSTGIQTAAIAGILHRF
- a CDS encoding GntP family permease, which encodes MSGLPSNISLLLDALIAIVVLILLITRFRIHPFIALTLAAGLVGLTSGMPVAKIMQSFQDGFGGVLGFVGIVLGLGTMLGKMMAESGGADQIARTLVGAFGRERVQWAMMCAAFLVGIPLFFEIGFVLLIPLVFIVARRTGVPLIKVGMPLLAGLSVVHGLVPPHPGPLLAIGVFGADIGKTIFYGLIVGLPTAIIAGPLFGSFIARYVPGSPSQELLDQLAHESEARDLPGFTVTLATVLLPVFLMLLKAFADIVLDQHSTLRVWMDMIGHPVTALLVALLVSLYTFGAARGFDAKQVLKFVDASLAPVAAIILIIGAGGGFKQMLVASGVGDAIGQMAVHARISPILLAWLVAAVIRVATGSATVATITGAGIVAPVVAMVPGVNRELLVLATGAGSLILSHVNDAGFWLVKQYFNMTVTETFKTWTAMETIVSIVAIILIMILSVFV
- a CDS encoding glycoside hydrolase family 3 C-terminal domain-containing protein, yielding MKIERTKPTATAGKLKAIAILVQALCATVAYAAAPPSIDAPTVADQRADAVIRQMTQDELIQLVHGLYGRYAKSPLMPSGIIAGIPRLGIPDQVESDAGLGIRSLLDKTNGLPVRGADTGAATPLPSGLATASTWNPQRAFDGGAMIGEEAHRLGSNVLLGGGTDLARDPRNGRNFEYAGEDPLLAGTMVGAAIAGIQSRHVIATIKHYALNDQEANRFSVSSNIDWTAARESDLLAFELAIEKGDPGSVMCSYNKVNTVWACSSDMLLNQILKHDWHFKGYVMSDWGAVHDIKDALNGLDQESGESFDKDNGGPFFGDKLKQALADGTVPESRLKDMAHRILRTMYAKGVFDNPPSLRPIDVAADATIAQADEEEGIVLLKNAARQLPLAAGHTIAVIGSHADVGVLSGGGSSQVWPVGGPAVGQGGYSFPNPVIYDPSSPLKAIGAKAGSETKVSYDDGADPARAAELAKSADVAIVFAHQWSAETLDNANDLLLPDQQNELIAQVAAANPHTVVVLETGNPVLMPWLSKVSAVLEAWYPGAKGGEAIANVLYGDVNPSGRLPVTFPASVAQLPRPAIAPDAAVDYNIEGAAVGYRWHEQTSQKPLFPFGFGLSYSTFGYSKASMHGDSRGLTVSFNVTNTGKRDGKETAQVYMGLPAGAHAPERLAGFQKIDLKAGETKRVSVDIDPRLYASFDKDAGKWRVSAGTYPVYVGSSSGDLKLVQSVSLTDRRFGP